taaattagaaattttattgagtacttctactaatattcacaatatctctaaattttacaattctataaaaaattcggcagcataacgactatattttcatctatcctaaaatttaaaatcctgcaaataacacataaaaaatatccagacccagatcatgcagagagcattacaaattcattttaaatgactatataatttataattattagtctaaattttattaattattcaattttctaaccaaaatattaaaattctactaaaaaataacaacaacaaattaatcatcaatattcataaaatctgaatttttactactaacataagcaaaaaaattaaaattgacaacaacaacatactaacattaccaccaaaattttcaaattaacactcaaatatttaatatgtttactaatatgtttaatacacataaaattcaccaaacacaacatagaatttatttaaaaaaaatactaattaatcatttaacaattttctaattcctaatatcatttttactaatacttattttgaaaacctaaaaataaatacattctatctaatataattatttcagatttttattaaaattaatattatattatttatataaaaaaacataaattattcaaaaattgaaaaaaaaattaaaaaaattaaaaaaaacttaccaatgccttcaatatcttgctagcaatccctatagtccaacaaaaaccgaatacccaaccttcaaacaaaaattagaaaatatcattatacaatttcataaatatatatatatatataaaatgaataaataaaccatACCTTCAACAAATACACAGAAATTCCTTCACCCTTGGCAATTTTGGGGCTTAAAACCGAGCTTGTATGGAGGAAAACGACTATAATCGGCGGAGGGAGGCGGAGGTTTCGGAGAAAACCCAGAGAAAccagagaggaaggagaaggggcttCGCGGCTGAGTGTGATATTTAtaaaccctataccgagaacatgttctcggtataggtccTCGGTATAGCAACTAAACCTATTCAGAACCGCGAAAATGTCCCGCGCATATGaaatgtctataccgaggacatgttGTCGGTATAATGTTCTCGGTATTGAACCTTTTTTTTGTAGTGGCGTTGCACGTtgttgtatatatacatgtgattttgtaatttatatatatataatatattatttatttatatacaaTAACATATTTAAATTAAGAAACTAATGACTTAATCATTAAGTTGATCAATTGAAGATCAATAAGAATTGCTAGTCATTAATTCTAATCATATATATAGTTACTTGCACATTATCTCTTTATTAACTAGTGAAACATCAAGCATGCAATGCTAATTACCAATTTTAAATGATGTAGCatcatttaaatataaaaataaaaaattggaaaTTCAATTTAGTAAttactaattttaaatttgaaatgaagTGCCATGTAATTATATAGTAGATATGAATTAGACACTAAAATTTAGACAGAATTAGGATTCTCTATATAGTTCATGCTACAACatcaattatataaatatatataatattgtgtgcatgtattttattatcattaaatagtGTGGACAAAGATTAAAGAAAATTAATGACAAGGACTGATCTCAATGGCGGCGGCGGATCCATTTAAAAAAGTATATATAGAGATGAAGTAGAAGCCCCAACTAAGCAAAAGTAAActaatcttaattaattaatgataaaaaaaatactaaatttgTAGACTGAACCTTCTTACTTTCAATCGGTATGTTGTACgtaggaaaataaataaaatagtgcATTGCCAAAAGCCCAAAATGAAGATAAAAGgatttttttttctcccaaacAAACTTTTTTTATCTTCTTTCCAATAAATAGTAATTAGCTAGGGATATATATTTGCGGCAAAACTCAAGTTATTTGTAGTACATAAGTAACCCTTTTTTTTTCAACGAAACTTTTTTCTGTTTATGTTTTGGTTAATATGTTTATTATGTCGTTAAATCTGCATAACATCAAATTTACTTATAATTTGGATATTTTTACTGCAAATATTTCTTAAATTGAGTATTTTCaccataaatattattttaatttagtacTTTCACATATATGTTGCAAACAGACTTAACAATATATGAATAAGCAGTTGTACCAAAACATGAAAAGAAGACACTTTCATTATCAAAAAAATAACTTTGGTATTTAAACTATAAACGTAATAATATGAGTAATTTGAGCGTATAAATCCCTAATAATTATAATGACAACAAATAAATAATGGGCATTACCAAAACCCAAAATGAATATAAAACCTTCTTCACCTTCTAAAATTAGATGCATGTTTTTTCCAATTAAATTATTTTTGGAATTTCTCAAAATCCAAAATAAGATAACaagctttttcttcttcttccaaaaTGAATTTTCTAgtaattattttcaaataaataataataaatttgtgCATTGCCCAAACTTTCCAAAGTAATGTTTCTTCTTTATAATAaaaacaaaagtttaaaataaaaaaattagtgacATAAATATCTAATGTTTGCATATTGTTGTGAATATATACTTAATCATTTTTTTTGCGATAAGTAACACCGAATGTTTTCATCAAAATTCGATACTGTATGCTCCATTGGTTTTGTTAAGTATTGACTCGGCAAACATGTGTCGAGCTTTTTATTGAATTAtcccataatttaaaaaaaaatcatttaaattgATTTAGCCCATATATCATGTACTTGACACATGCCTTTTCAACGATGTATTTAGCATAACTTAGTATTGAGAATGTGTTTGCAATAAAAACTAAAACGTTAGGGACTAATTTTCCACACAAAAAAACATGTTATAGATGAAGTTTCCAAACAAATAATTGTTAGAGACcatcaattcaaataaaatatgAGTAATGACAAATGTATTCTTAATTTGCAAACTTAAATTACATACCTTAATGTGCaagtaatatataatatataattgtatTGTTaagattaattatatatattggtGTGTAATTTGAGTGTACAAATTAAGAGTACATCTATAACTActcataaaatataatataacttATTAATGGTTGGACCTTTACTTGTTAAAATTTATAAAACACTAAagcaacatatataaatattaatattttaatacaTATTCTTACATCCTAATTATATTGCTAAAAGTAGTTCAATATAAAATCttaaatcatatttttatatatCGTTTGCTAAATCAACAAAGATGATGACCATGAGAGCGGAAGCACTAAACTGAGGCTACTGATGGAGATTGCACATAGGATTTAGATCTCCTATATAATATGTATCtctatgagagaataatatcttttcttctctcttaTTTAATAGGATTGGAGACAAAATAAAATGACACATATATATAGGAGACCAcaaccctaatttataattaatgatTTCTAATTTTGccaattataaaattaaaaattcactttCATGTTTCCACATATTAAATCCATGACAATTTAatatcatataatatataattagtCACTTAATTTTGTATCATTATACACTGTACATATGTGCTCATAAAATAATAGTATATATTTTAATCCAACATTATTTGTAAAGAGATGGTTGTTCATCTTGTTTAATATTAATTTGTCCTTTATTAACTACCACATCTCTAGGCTCTAGCTATAGCTCTAGCTAGTACCACACTTATAAAAAAAATCGCTGTTCATTAAGATTGAGCACTAATATTGCCCTGAACCTTTTTGTGTTATtggaaataatataaaaaatgtgaGCACTAATAATTTATTGTCCACCATTGCTGGTCATTTATAGCAGCGAACTTTAGCtcctatttttatttattcttaatcAAAGGTGACACAGGGAACCCTTGTTAGGATGGGAAATTCCTATGGAATCTCATTATTTCAGATTTAATATAAAAGGGataaattacataaaaattaaaatattacataatttaaaattctaaatatttccctgaataatttttttttaaattacttttaaacttcaaaaatatatataacatataaaatatataaaaatcaaaTATGTGAGGATCCATGAGAGTTAATATCTCCATCTTTATTCCGTTCAACATTTAGAATTTGTCACATAAGTGTATATAATATTTTAGTGGAAAATATGTGTGCACTTATTATTACTCGTACCAAAATATAATTAAGGCTCGGTAGAAAATTGGAGATTTTTTCAAGAGTattggagattttttttttttgaaaggtaAGTATTGGAGAGTTTCTTCCACATATTCTGGAATATATGTACATATTTAAAGAACTAACAAAAGTAGCCAAGCAGCCATGCATGTGACTGTGAGTctatatgtataatatatatattttaaaatataaaaaaaagtaaGGATTCGATGGATCCACGGATGGGGTAAGGaagataaaatatatattttaaaatataataaaataaggaCTGAGTGTACGTAGCATTTAAGGATCTCTCCCCACTAGTTTCTGTCTATTTAAATTCTATTATTTGAAGCAGTTATATATGGTTTTCTACTCTATATATTATATACTTAATCGAccattcacttaattattttctccgTCGTCTGAAGCTTTCCATGTCATaaccattttttttaatgtttcttTACTATACATAAACACACACACAgacagatatatatatttatatatatatataaataatattggaGTACTATATATTAGTGCTCAAATGATCATGACTATATCCTACTTTTTGTGTCAGTTGTGTCAAAATCGATCACATACACACACATGCATGTATATCAtattattataaatcagagtatAAGACGACAGAGTTAACAAAATCAACTTATAAATATCATTCCATGTATTTTGTTGGttctataaatatattaattaatttggaaGTACTCTTTTGCCCGGAACATTAATATAATTGATGAAAAAGATAAGTTGTTGATCGATGTTGAATTACTATATGTACCAATATTCATAGCAAAAAATGATTTCTCAGCAATAGCAATAGCTGTACAACTGTCAAACTAATATTTGTTTTCCAATCATTCAAGTTTATTTCCAAACTATTAACTTATATATAAGTCTCAAGTTAGTATCCCAAGAGTTTTAGAAAGAAAGATCATCTTGACAACTCTtgtcaaaagtaaagaaaaaatcGATAGGAgacatacacacatatatatataatttataataaaaataaaacttaaggGTGAAATTGAAATAATTTTATCATATATGTTTGTGATATTTGATGATGGACAAAACGTTTTcggagatttaaaaaaaaaaagattttgggTAAATTCTACGAGAACTAGTTAGGGGTAAAAGAAGTTTAATTTTGTGAGTTAGGAGGTCTTTCAAAAAAATGTAAAAAGTGAAAGGACAAAAGAATACTACTATCAAAAATAAGGGGGAAAATGTCCTAATTATTCTTTGAAAATTTAAGTGGTGGGTATAATTgcaaattgtaattttatattatCAAAGTGcactacaaaaaacaaggcctataccgagaacaaatgtcctcggtataagccAAAATGTCCTCGGTACACCCTATACcgagacaatgtcgtcggtagaaagttatcggtacagccgcgtcggtaaaacaaaacttctaccgacgacattatttatttatttaatttgaattaaatataaaaaaatggaataaaattaaaacacttatattaaacatataaataaaaacataagagtatgttcgttaaatcaaaataaagagttgtgttaaatatgataatgtaatagtcaattgtaataaaattcatacataagtcctactgagtcggtgctccaacatcgggatcatcgggtggtggtggggcagattgagatcccggggtgatacaatgagtccggacatgctcctctaactatcgaagacgctctctcatctcagacaactcttcatctctagtttgtgaaggacgaaaatcaaatggagttcggtcccttatgttaaggatacgtccatatcctttctggtggccccgtcgttttccgaagacagtttgtaccaaagatatgtcttcatcttcaggcgcactcgaaactggtgtggaactctcagtatcagttgcctgtgtctgctgtgtgtcgcggtatgcacgcaattcctcctgtgatacaatgtataatgtaattaaaattttgaaaaatatttaaaaaaacttaacgtacccaagtatttttggctgtctctgtcacccaccctgtgcctgatttatggtgagtatccatccagctatccgggatggactcaagttgcccagtctctaaattgcgctgtcacgtacatatatttttataaaattaataattaaacgtaaataagaaaaataaactaaaaaataattaattaactaatttttttatagcgcagggctgggattgactgagaacctccatagctaagctctttcagtttctttctattttccttgttgaccacagaacgtttctgcaaaaagttatcgttagtaatatatttaattaagatagttaagtttagcaagaaattaataccgtaatttctgggcgtcggaaaaattcaattgctttttgccactgcgtatccgtgcaaccaccataacgattttgtggcccattaatcgttaaatgctctttaatatcgtacttccagtcagaatactttttagcacacgaagtatcaatgccactcaagatcccaggcatatgcccttctccatatctagtacgcccaatatcaaacaaatcatcctaatttacaaacatttattagtaaatatgatatataacataaaatgagaattaacataaaaatacataaactacttacttccaaatgtgcaagtattctttctttcgaggcatttggtacttttgaccattgaggacagtccggatctgtgtactgtcgaacaagtaatccgagctctcttgagaaatttgagctgtactctccgatctctttatatgttctcccctgcacatcccactcgagagggagaggacgccccaactgttccctcttttcccgcgtgttcaatcctttATGGCGTCCACGTTTATTTGGaggctattgtatgcaaattcaatattttaaaattaatatg
The genomic region above belongs to Humulus lupulus chromosome 1, drHumLupu1.1, whole genome shotgun sequence and contains:
- the LOC133814448 gene encoding uncharacterized protein LOC133814448, whose protein sequence is MDTHHKSGTGWVTETAKNTWEELRAYRDTQQTQATDTESSTPVSSAPEDEDISLVQTVFGKRRGHQKGYGRILNIRDRTPFDFRPSQTRDEELSEMRERLR